The following DNA comes from Alphaproteobacteria bacterium HT1-32.
TCGCCATCGGCTGTCTGGCAACTGTTGCCCATCTCTGCCTGACACAGGCCTTCCGGGAAGCCGATGCCAGCGTGGTCATGCCGATTGATTTCTGCCGCCTGATCGTCACCACCATTCTCGGCTGGATCATCTTCACGGAGATGCCGGATATCTGGACTTTCGTCGGTGCCGTGGTGATCTTCGGATCGACCGCCTTCATTACCTACCGGGAATCCCGCCTGAAAAAGGTCAAGGACGACGGCACGGCCCGACCAATCTGATAAATATCAGCCGGTCTGCTCATGGCTGTTCAGGATCGCACAGAAAGGTGGTCAGCACGAAACGCTCGCCACTGACTGGCGGCAGGGCCTGATGTAACAGGCCACAACCGAAGACTGCCGCCATGCCCGCCGGAAAGCGATATCCCCGCAGGCTGTATTCGGGAAACTGCAACTCCCCGCCGTCATAATCATCATTCAGATTGATCGATATAGCGATCCGGCGGTGCGCCATGCGGGCGGCATCATTGTCCCGGTGCGGGCCAAAGAAATCCTGCCGGTCAGCGTGATAACCGAGAATCACAAACACTTCGAAATCCAGCGCCTCGCGCAGGCCAAACGCCCGCTCCAGTTCCGGCCGGATACGTCGCGTGACAAGATCCATCAGCCGGGCGTTCATGCGGGGATCACGGACCACATGGTCGCGGCTTGATTTCGCCTCCCGGTCGCGGTCATCACCATTCCCAAGGGAATAGCCGATTTCCTCGTTCTGCATCCGCCAGAGGCCGATCAGTTCATCGCGCAAGTCAGGATCAACGACACGGGGAATGAACAGCACCGGCGGTGGAACTTCAGGCTGCCCTGCCATCGCCTCCAGGGCCCGGGCGTCAGACAGACCGGCATCCGCCGCAAGAACCTCAATGATCCGCTGGTTGGGGTCGATCAGATAGCCAAGCGGCCCCTCTGTCCGCCCCGCCGCCGCAAGATATGACTGGCAGACCGCGCCCTCCGGGTCTGCCAGCACCGGAAACTGCACCCCAGCGTCACGGCATCTCCGGGCATTATCCGGAACCGTCGACGAGGTAATCAGCACAATATCCAGACCGGCCGCGTCCATCGCCCCCTGCTGCCGGGCCAGCGTCCCGAACAGGTCGCCTCCCTCCTCACGGCAAAACAGCACCAGAACCGGCCGCCCCCGTGCGCCACCGGACAGCGAGAAAGGCAGGCCCTGCTGATCTGTCAGCAGGAAGTCGTTCAGACGATCACCGGGACCGGGCGGGCAGGGTTGCAAATCAGGTTTCACCGAAGGGGCCAGAATACCGGACACAGTCTGGCCGGATATGGTTACGAATTCCCTGACGGATATGAGACGGGGATTCCGAGCAAACAGAAAGGAAACAGGTGACCGACGCTCTCGCCGTTTCTGTGAAACGGCTGACGCTGATTGTGGCTTTGGAGGGGAATTCATCGCTTCACGTTGTGAAGCGATCGTGGTGCCGCCTGGGTGACTCGAACACCCGACCCCCGCATTACGAATGCGATGCTCTACCAACTGAGCTAAGGCGGCTTCCGGCGATTTGGCGGGACATTATGCGCGTTCAGATTCTTTTTCAAGCAGAGAGCGACCTGTTGTTTTCATTTCTGAATGACAACTGTTTTCACAGGCCTGATTGCTCCGGCAGTCTCAACACCACTGACAAACCATGACAAAGCTGGGCGGGGGACCAGAATCGAAGTTTTGTACTACAATGAAAGTTACAGCAACCCGGGCAAACCCGGCAATCGGGGAAGAACCGGGACTAAATCCGGAAATTCATCGCCAGCGCAGCCCCGAACAGGCCCTGATATTACCCTCCTGTGGATATTATTTTTCATAAATATCAATCGGTTAGACTCTATTTTTAAAAGTTATCCAGAAATCAGTGAAGTTGTCCATTGTGGAAAATACTTATGTAGTTTCCGGTCGCTTACAGGGCTGGTAATCTGCTGTTTCACTCCTGAACGAGGATAAAACCCTGTCAAAAATTGCCTGCACAGTCCCCTGCAGCTCCGCCTTCCGGGATCAGGTCGAGGCGCTGGCTGAAAAGCAGGGGGTGAACACCGCTGACCTCGCCCGGTCCATCCTTCTGACGATCCCGAAAGCGGATATTGATCGCAGCCCTGATCCGGGCGAACCGGCAGATGACGATCGTGAAACAATTATCCTGAAATCCGGCAAGACCAGCGGTCGCGAACTGCGGCGCAAGCCCCGGCTGCAACTGCGAATGCCGGAAGCGATCAAACCGGAGCATCTGCGCAAAGCCCTTAATCTGGCGCTGTTACTTGCCTGTAATGATGTCGAAATGACCCTTTCGCTTCCCGGCGATCCACCCCCGCCACCGCCCGGCCCCACTGCCACGGAGACTGAGCTGAAACGCCTTTGCGCGCAACAGCGTGAACAGATCGACCGGTT
Coding sequences within:
- a CDS encoding redoxin domain-containing protein, which codes for MNSPPKPQSASAVSQKRRERRSPVSFLFARNPRLISVREFVTISGQTVSGILAPSVKPDLQPCPPGPGDRLNDFLLTDQQGLPFSLSGGARGRPVLVLFCREEGGDLFGTLARQQGAMDAAGLDIVLITSSTVPDNARRCRDAGVQFPVLADPEGAVCQSYLAAAGRTEGPLGYLIDPNQRIIEVLAADAGLSDARALEAMAGQPEVPPPVLFIPRVVDPDLRDELIGLWRMQNEEIGYSLGNGDDRDREAKSSRDHVVRDPRMNARLMDLVTRRIRPELERAFGLREALDFEVFVILGYHADRQDFFGPHRDNDAARMAHRRIAISINLNDDYDGGELQFPEYSLRGYRFPAGMAAVFGCGLLHQALPPVSGERFVLTTFLCDPEQP
- a CDS encoding J domain-containing protein; translated protein: MNEDKTLSKIACTVPCSSAFRDQVEALAEKQGVNTADLARSILLTIPKADIDRSPDPGEPADDDRETIILKSGKTSGRELRRKPRLQLRMPEAIKPEHLRKALNLALLLACNDVEMTLSLPGDPPPPPPGPTATETELKRLCAQQREQIDRLQSIAGMLVNDAPPSGVQSARDALHILGFVPGASPAKAEIRARFRMLATVHHPDSEFGSHERMSLLNQAAEHLLKR